The genomic window ATGCCTTAGCCTACCTGAGCCCCAAGGAACTGATCCCACAGAAAATCCCCTTATGATTCCTCATGTACCTGAGTTCCCATGGTATAACATGCAAGAGAAAGAACCTCCCTGCCCTGCTGCACCTCTAGCCCCAGTGCTTAACATGAACTTGCAGAGTGAGCTGCAAGGAGCCAGCTTCATAGAAGTCCCAAAAGGGTTAATCCCAAGTTGGGACAGAATGCAGACCCCTCCTCCTTGGACCTCAGGCCTGTCTTCTTTCCCCCAGGCTGAACCCCAAGAAGTCAACTCTGAGGAAAGTCCTGTCCCTTCAGCTAGTCCAGTGCTCCCAGGATGGGGAGTCCAGCAAACACATCTTCCCTGTACCCTAAGGCATAATACCCCTCCCCCGGAGTCCCCATCCCAGACCTGGCCTACCACTTTGAGGGTGCCAGCTGAAATGCGAGAGGATGAGCACCACCCACCAGGATCCTTCACAGGAGCTATGCTCCCAATGTCCAAGATAGTGACCTCCATACCCCAGGAGGAAGGAGCAATGGGAGAAGCACCTCTCCACAGCCAGGGCATCCTGGGTCCTGGGACTGAAGGTTGTCCCTGGATCAAAGAACCCAGAATCCAGCTTAAGAAAGCCCAGTGTAACCCTGGTTCCCCTTCCCTAGCTCCCAGTCCCCCATTCCCTGGTCTATTTTTTCCTAGGACCTCCAGTCAACAAGATCTCTGTTCTCTGGCTACCCCCTTCTACCCCACAACTTGTCAGATTCCGGCTCCCAACCCTACCTCCCAAGGGGCTCTAGGAACCCTGTCTTCTAACTATGCCCATGTCCAAGCAAAGGCTATGTCTCCAAATGCTCAGCCCCTACACTGCCATCCTCCTGCTTTCCCTCAGCTACTGCTACAGGAACTTTCTAGAGATGGGCAAGGCCCTgccagggaggggaaaaaagtcccCTTGATGCCTCCCCAGACTCCTGACCTCCAGGCCACCAAGGTCCCAGAGCCCCAGTCCCTGAGTCAGTACAAGGCCAGGGCAGCTACCAAAAGGCCATGTGCGCCCAGGAGGGCAATACGAGAGGGGTCTGAGAAGTCAGATCCACCAGCCCCAGACAAGAGTCAAGCCCAAGCCTCAGTCCCCAGTCGGAAGAGAGAACACTCTAGGAAACCTAAGGCTGGAGACCAGGGAGGAGGGGACGCAAGGTGGGGAGCATCGCTGTCCAAAGGAAAGAGTCACTCCTCAGAGGCCAAGAAGCTTACAAGTCACCTTCCTGCAAGAAAGTCCTTGGTGTCACCACATCAGGCAAGCAGGAATCTTTGTCAGACCACTTCCCACCTGGATCTACTTCAGCCTTCTCCTAAGGCTGAGACTTCCCAAGTTCTGCCCTCACAGAGCCCTTCAAAGGGTCAGAGAGTGGGTGGTGGTGACAGCTCAGACTCTAGACACCAACAGAACCATTCCCAAGGGGGAAAGTTTCCCAGGAGGGAGGCAAGGAAAAGGAGCTCTTCTAGTTCCTCTGGCCCAGCTAAGAGAGGCCTAAAGAAGTTTCTAGAAGGACTTCTGAATAGCCTAAGTCATAGCCAAAGAGATCAGTCAATGGAGTGTCTGCAGGCAGTAATGAAAATAGCCCAAGGGTCTAGGTCTAGTCAAGCCCTGCGTCTGACCCCCCAATAAAGAGAGATCTTGTGTAACTCCAGTGCTACTGTTTCTTTCTAGGCCAATTCTAGAGATCAGGGTGGAAGAGAAAGGACTGATTCCCTGTTAGCCATTTGGGTTCTGACCTTTACATTCAAAAGATCCTTGGCTCAGAAAACAAATGCGAACTTAAGTGTTTTGAAACTTTGAATTTTtctcaatcaccaagcatttactttctcccccctgcccccaaaccctccattatccatggaaaaataaaaaaaaaacccttgtaagaaatatgcacagttaagcaaaacaaattcctacattgaccatgtccaaaaacgtCTCATTCTGCCctcaggcagctaagtggtgctgtggatagttggaagacctgagttcaaatccagcctcccacatttactagctgtgtgactgtaggcaagtcacttaatctctgattgcctcagttttctcaattagaaaatggagataacagcatctacctttgggggaggttgtgaggatcaacaaagatgataaaaagtgcctgacacgtagtaggtgctgtataaacgcttattcccttcctatcacctctctgtcaggaggtagatagcatgctacatcagtcctttggaatcatggaaGGATGGTTGACCGTTGCATTGATCAAAGTCTTTAAGTCTTCCAAAGTGGTCTTTACCACG from Notamacropus eugenii isolate mMacEug1 chromosome 1, mMacEug1.pri_v2, whole genome shotgun sequence includes these protein-coding regions:
- the SPATA31G1 gene encoding spermatogenesis-associated protein 31G1 isoform X1, yielding MLTAKAQLGLIWGGIKEVLLPLGCSQCGCSCPQSPGNLLILLLFLIWQFRRNRHQWLTTKQDRGQSSVLPFLFPTSPNFPERAQSWQPQRGKGDQFHKEEEEEDREEDEEEKEEDLLRQMRLDPQWYFHPRKMEAEQKASFFQKETLGTLNEDVGNLYPSILGPHGEYQPFVGSKEFPVKTVIPELMPNSHYLHSPTNLIQAPTSLCPLSTSSAKAKESIQLFWGLPSLHSESLGAIFPKSYCNFPTGATNEQLLSDPPIIFFNEFSYLLLPNLLVKTVSLPPPYLSLSSPLPVLHGNCEVAEMASPEFPDGPEVAWWASESQDPILDPQLPLLSPQHSPVKPQQVDFMEVTKVMTSDAYDVPGPQDVQQSKLPWSPKSPAQTLSPPSVLLPEPQGPVEDPKVIVSEVLLGDQWQIQFPQDPDPSAPALNASPPQLLIPQEASLMGAWNETAPMILHGPKASCYDTQQSELPWDVGTPASCLSLPEPQGTDPTENPLMIPHVPEFPWYNMQEKEPPCPAAPLAPVLNMNLQSELQGASFIEVPKGLIPSWDRMQTPPPWTSGLSSFPQAEPQEVNSEESPVPSASPVLPGWGVQQTHLPCTLRHNTPPPESPSQTWPTTLRVPAEMREDEHHPPGSFTGAMLPMSKIVTSIPQEEGAMGEAPLHSQGILGPGTEGCPWIKEPRIQLKKAQCNPGSPSLAPSPPFPGLFFPRTSSQQDLCSLATPFYPTTCQIPAPNPTSQGALGTLSSNYAHVQAKAMSPNAQPLHCHPPAFPQLLLQELSRDGQGPAREGKKVPLMPPQTPDLQATKVPEPQSLSQYKARAATKRPCAPRRAIREGSEKSDPPAPDKSQAQASVPSRKREHSRKPKAGDQGGGDARWGASLSKGKSHSSEAKKLTSHLPARKSLVSPHQASRNLCQTTSHLDLLQPSPKAETSQVLPSQSPSKGQRVGGGDSSDSRHQQNHSQGGKFPRREARKRSSSSSSGPAKRGLKKFLEGLLNSLSHSQRDQSMECLQAVMKIAQGSRSSQALRLTPQ
- the SPATA31G1 gene encoding spermatogenesis-associated protein 31G1 isoform X2 — encoded protein: MRLDPQWYFHPRKMEAEQKASFFQKETLGTLNEDVGNLYPSILGPHGEYQPFVGSKEFPVKTVIPELMPNSHYLHSPTNLIQAPTSLCPLSTSSAKAKESIQLFWGLPSLHSESLGAIFPKSYCNFPTGATNEQLLSDPPIIFFNEFSYLLLPNLLVKTVSLPPPYLSLSSPLPVLHGNCEVAEMASPEFPDGPEVAWWASESQDPILDPQLPLLSPQHSPVKPQQVDFMEVTKVMTSDAYDVPGPQDVQQSKLPWSPKSPAQTLSPPSVLLPEPQGPVEDPKVIVSEVLLGDQWQIQFPQDPDPSAPALNASPPQLLIPQEASLMGAWNETAPMILHGPKASCYDTQQSELPWDVGTPASCLSLPEPQGTDPTENPLMIPHVPEFPWYNMQEKEPPCPAAPLAPVLNMNLQSELQGASFIEVPKGLIPSWDRMQTPPPWTSGLSSFPQAEPQEVNSEESPVPSASPVLPGWGVQQTHLPCTLRHNTPPPESPSQTWPTTLRVPAEMREDEHHPPGSFTGAMLPMSKIVTSIPQEEGAMGEAPLHSQGILGPGTEGCPWIKEPRIQLKKAQCNPGSPSLAPSPPFPGLFFPRTSSQQDLCSLATPFYPTTCQIPAPNPTSQGALGTLSSNYAHVQAKAMSPNAQPLHCHPPAFPQLLLQELSRDGQGPAREGKKVPLMPPQTPDLQATKVPEPQSLSQYKARAATKRPCAPRRAIREGSEKSDPPAPDKSQAQASVPSRKREHSRKPKAGDQGGGDARWGASLSKGKSHSSEAKKLTSHLPARKSLVSPHQASRNLCQTTSHLDLLQPSPKAETSQVLPSQSPSKGQRVGGGDSSDSRHQQNHSQGGKFPRREARKRSSSSSSGPAKRGLKKFLEGLLNSLSHSQRDQSMECLQAVMKIAQGSRSSQALRLTPQ